In Castor canadensis chromosome 11, mCasCan1.hap1v2, whole genome shotgun sequence, a single genomic region encodes these proteins:
- the LOC109694393 gene encoding protein Wfdc21-like, translated as MKLRGFLLLLILITLSLEVQELQAAVRPLRLLGTCIELCHGDWDCGPGEQCVSNGCGHVCAID; from the exons ATGAAGTTGAGAGGCTTCCTTCTCTTGTTGATCCTCATCACCCTCAGCCTAGAGGTACAGGAGCTTCAGGCTGCAGTGAGACCACTGAGGCTTTTGG GTACCTGCATTGAGCTCTGCCATGGTGACTGGGACTGTGGACCAGGAGAGCAATGTGTCAGCAATGGGTGTGGCCATGTCTGTGCTATAGACTAA